From Drosophila nasuta strain 15112-1781.00 chromosome X, ASM2355853v1, whole genome shotgun sequence, one genomic window encodes:
- the LOC132796946 gene encoding uncharacterized protein LOC132796946: MKFIIATTVLCLCLALGQAQPLTTPAPWSTQLSSLVDDMTQIGIDAGKTLVHQYEEIVVEPQQQLEQAVDKVETRREESPECVAAQDAEIVSIVDVAHDELHVCGVTAAHDSAEIVSDVNAATQQLVFGGYSLAKTYNKCQNYKNSVLKQSCMAKFYIQATVYLVSARSSVKTIKQSTNERIPGVFVDSNACTHLASSKAVDALDVVNTNIDSCIARARRH, encoded by the coding sequence atgaagttcATCATTGCCACAACTGTACTCTGCCTGTGCCTGGCTCTTGGCCAAGCCCAGCCGCTGACGACGCCGGCGCCATGGAGCACTCAGCTATCGAGCCTGGTTGATGACATGACCCAGATTGGCATTGACGCTGGCAAGACGCTGGTGCATCAGTACGAGGAGATTGTCGTggagccacagcagcagctggagcaggCCGTCGATAAGGTGGAGACCCGTCGCGAGGAGAGTCCCGAATGTGTGGCCGCCCAGGATGCCGAAATTGTCAGCATTGTGGATGTGGCTCACGATGAGCTGCATGTCTGCGGTGTGACAGCTGCCCACGATTCGGCCGAGATTGTCAGCGATGTGAATGCTGCCACCCAGCAGCTGGTCTTCGGCGGCTACTCGTTGGCTAAGACCTACAACAAGTGCCAGAACTACAAGAACTCCGTTCTCAAGCAATCGTGCATGGCCAAGTTCTACATCCAGGCCACCGTTTACTTGGTCAGTGCTCGCTCCTCGGTCAAGACCATCAAGCAGTCGACCAACGAACGCATTCCCGGTGTCTTTGTCGACAGCAATGCTTGCACCCATCTGGCATCCTCCAAGGCTGTCGATGCTCTCGATGTGGTCAACACCAACATCGATTCTTGCATTGCCAGGGCTCGTCGTCATTAG